A genomic stretch from Lepisosteus oculatus isolate fLepOcu1 chromosome 7, fLepOcu1.hap2, whole genome shotgun sequence includes:
- the ikbip gene encoding inhibitor of nuclear factor kappa-B kinase-interacting protein isoform X1 encodes MPSNELKQRRKTTQGKPHEQTTEIKPKAEPGKGADEPDRNSQTSAASPPSAVDIRTITCLLSLAVCLVLTWVVLLQAARFADIEEKSRLLYEKAADIEGLSNEISEISRKLDASEEDLQGALSSMSLVAKMDNDVSGLRSVIAAVQGGEQFVSQNMQSINRSFQNATDVWRRSLEGITQDIGNLKSDSKALHNQVTAKINKAEKTMRSISEKLEELEDSTKRNARALERTESEDVEGVEEQVRWNRREIERLEEQHQALGSRGRELSAKIAEYQPRARQCEEQLPVVEDAVRSILRVSSELAGLEKRVEDLTVQVFNMEDNMLKVVSEILEIKTALDALEVDNSILKLRNELGVIKEKVREFERARREPHSEEQSREGAVEN; translated from the exons ATGCCTAGTAATGAGCTGAAACAAAGGAGGAAGACGACGCAAGGAAAACCTCATGAGCAAACGACCGAGATAAAACCGAAGGCCGAGCCGGGGAAAGGGGCTGATGAGCCGGACCGAAACAGCCAGACGAGCGCGGCGTCTCCTCCGTCGGCTGTGGACATCAGGACCATAACCTGCCTGCTGTCCCTGGCGGTGTGCCTGGTGCTCACTTG GGTCGTGCTTCTGCAGGCTGCTCGGTTTGCAGACATTGAGGAGAAGTCCAGACTGCTGTATGAAAAGGCAGCAGACATCGAGGGCCTGAGCAACGAAATCAGTGAAATCTCCAGAAAG CTGGACGCCTCAGAAGAAGACCTCCAGGGGGCGCTCTCCTCCATGTCTTTGGTGGCCAAGATGGATAACGATGTCTCAGGCCTGCGCAGTGTTATTGCTGCCGTGCAGGGGGGCGAACAGTTCGTGTCGCAGAACATGCAGAGCATCAACAGGAGCTTCCAGAATGCGACGGACGTCTGGAGGCGGAGCCTTGAGGGAATCACCCAGGACATCGGGAATCTGAAGTCGGACTCCAAGGCCCTACACAACCAGGTGACCGCAAAGATAAACAAAGCGGAAAAGACAATGAGGTCCATCTCGGAGAagctggaggagctggaggacaGCACCAAGCGGAACGCCAGGGCGCTGGAGCGCACGGAGAGTGAGGACGTGGAGGGCGTGGAGGAGCAGGTGAGGTGGAACCGCAGGGAGATCGAGAGGCTGGAGGAGCAGCACCAGGCCCTGGGCAGCAGGGGCCGCGAGCTGAGCGCCAAGATCGCCGAGTACCAGCCCCGCGCCCGGCAGTGCGAGGAGCAGCTGCCCGTGGTGGAGGACGCCGTCCGCTCCATCCTCAGGGTGTCCTCTGAACTGGCCGGCCTGGAAAAGAGGGTGGAGGACCTGACTGTCCAGGTCTTCAACATGGAGGACAACATGCTCAAGGTCGTCTCCGAGATCTTGGAAATCAAGACCGCTCTGGATGCCCTGGAGGTGGACAACAGCATTCTCAAACTGAGAAACGAGCTGGGTGTTATCAAGGAAAAGGTGAGAGAGTTCGAAAGGGCCAGGAGGGAACCACATtcagaggagcagagcagagaaGGAGCCGTGGAAAACTGA
- the ckap4 gene encoding cytoskeleton-associated protein 4: MTSAKQRTKANAGDKSSPPPPDDVAKRSPKAAKGVSSPAGPGLLGRALTAAFYLALVAAAAGLAGFYLQRVRDELSQTSRRQEAAAARTEELAKTVEAVLQQVDTMRLTVGSFESSLKDGQSELDKTNRAVRKGEAETRRIEEVLHKLQNEILKDLSDGIRDVKEARERDFSSLEKTVEERLTELTKSINDNVVAFTEVQGETQSEVQTLREKVQAVEGLSALKHELLAVSTAVADLRASSEGKVEVAESLKAQVSSLEERLQTRTREAESTVQEMEEVKAAVQVTTSSLRESLSATEAFLQSLSGQVKTLEDGLQEATATLRALEQNLQAKTASAAQGREDWELRLKTVEESAESLVASAAEQSEKLESVLSKYDSHESALATLSRDLQTLRPSGSGAEDTDVLSAVRKITEAQEAFSGDLGVLKNSLDKLQNAVSAQDRAQKELSSLDEGHKQQAVEHGQRLATLEEAMKGQTVADSVGDLQASVSQAKNDLQRLRTAVDSLVAYSVKIETNEKDIGSLKTLMDETKASVEALSIKLELVQEKV; encoded by the exons ATGACCTCCGCGAAGCAGAGGACCAAAGCCAACGCCGGCGACAAGAGCTCCCCTCCGCCGCCTGATGACGTGGCGAAGCGCAGCCCCAAGGCGGCCAAGGGGGTCAGCAGCCCGGCCGGCCCGGGGCTCCTGGGCCGGGCGCTGACCGCCGCCTTTTACCTGGCGctggtggcggcggcggcggggctcGCCGGCTTCTACCTGCAGAGAGTCCGGGACGAGCTGAGCCAGACCAGCCGCAGGCAGGAGGCGGCGGCGGCCAGAACCGAGGAGCTGGCGAAGACGGTGGAGGCTGTCCTGCAGCAG GTGGACACCATGAGGCTCACGGTCGGCAGCTTCGAGTCCTCTTTAAAGGACGGCCAGAGCGAGCTGGACAAGACCAACCGGGCCGTGAGGAAGGgcgaggcggagacccgccggATCGAGGAGGTCCTCCACAAGCTGCAGAACGAGATCCTGAAGGACCTGTCGGACGGCATTCGGGACGTGAAGGAGGCCCGGGAGAGAGACTTCTCATCCCTGGAAAAGACCGTGGAGGAGAGACTGACGGAGCTCACGAAGTCCATTAACGACAACGTCGTGGCGTTCACCGAGGTGCAGGGCGAAACGCAGAGCGAGGTGCAGACCCTCAGGGAGAAGGTGCAGGCCGTTGAAGGCCTGAGCGCGCTGAAGCACGAGCTTCTGGCCGTCTCGACGGCGGTGGCAGACCTGCGCGCCAGCAGTGAGGGTAAAGTCGAGGTGGCAGAGTCCTTGAAGGCGCAGGTAAGCTCTCTGGAGGAACGGCTTCAGACGAGGACCAGGGAGGCCGAGTCCACTGTCCAGGAGATGGAGGAGGTGAAGGCCGCAGTGCAGGTCACGACCAGCTCCCTCAGGGAGTCCCTGTCTGCCACTGAGGCCTTCCTCCAGTCTCTGTCGGGACAGGTCAAGACCCTGGAGGACGGCCTCCAGGAGGCCACAGCCACCCTTCGAGCCCTGGAGCAAAACCTGCAGGCTAAAACCGCCAGCGCCGCTCAGGGCAGAGAAGACTGGGAGCTCAGGTTAAAAACTGTAGAGGAGAGCGCAGAGTCTCTCGTCGCCTCCGCCGCTGAGCAGTCCGAAAAGCTGGAATCCGTCCTGTCCAAGTACGACTCGCACGAAAGCGCGCTGGCCACGCTGAGCCGGGACCTGCAGACGCTCAGGCCCTCCGGCTCAGGAGCGGAGGACACCGACGTGCTCAGCGCCGTGAGGAAGATAACAGAGGCACAGGAGGCCTTCAGCGGTGATCTCGGCGTGCTGAAGAACAGTCTGGACAAGCTCCAAAACGCAGTCTCAGCGCAAGACCGCGCGCAAAAGGAGCTGTCATCCCTGGACGAGGGCCACAAACAACAGGCCGTGGAGCACGGGCAAAGACTGGCGACGCTGGAGGAGGCCATGAAGGGGCAGACAGTGGCGGACAGCGTCGGGGACCTGCAGGCCTCTGTCAGCCAGGCCAAGAATGACCTGCAAAGGCTGAGGACTGCAGTAGACAGTCTCGTGGCCTACTCAGTAAAGATTGAAACGAACGAGAAGGACATCGGGTCCCTCAAGACTCTCATGGATGAAACTAAAGCTTCTGTGGAGGCACTTTCCATTAAACTAGAGTTAGTCCAGGAGAAGGTCTAG
- the ikbip gene encoding inhibitor of nuclear factor kappa-B kinase-interacting protein isoform X2 has product MPSNELKQRRKTTQGKPHEQTTEIKPKAEPGKGADEPDRNSQTSAASPPSAVDIRTITCLLSLAVCLVLTWVVLLQAARFADIEEKSRLLYEKAADIEGLSNEISEISRKFESAQHLLTKLKGQAKPPDMEKLKQDIAQLTEWSASLTAKREASEENLSALSRAVAQIEQKTASITKDVAVKVSAVKTDLRRMSGLESEVEALLSSAQQLGEKVKQAEKQMVQKIGDLLVGSIARTSELKSSSERNSDKVDLLKRKLAELKEEDARLSERLLNLESGRARLLKTVTFASDLKPKVFTMRKDFSLLEPRVSDLTLRIGRLASDILEKEREIALLKDTFSNLTVVKSDLQRVKQQLTEVREVSDMFAQGNQPGE; this is encoded by the exons ATGCCTAGTAATGAGCTGAAACAAAGGAGGAAGACGACGCAAGGAAAACCTCATGAGCAAACGACCGAGATAAAACCGAAGGCCGAGCCGGGGAAAGGGGCTGATGAGCCGGACCGAAACAGCCAGACGAGCGCGGCGTCTCCTCCGTCGGCTGTGGACATCAGGACCATAACCTGCCTGCTGTCCCTGGCGGTGTGCCTGGTGCTCACTTG GGTCGTGCTTCTGCAGGCTGCTCGGTTTGCAGACATTGAGGAGAAGTCCAGACTGCTGTATGAAAAGGCAGCAGACATCGAGGGCCTGAGCAACGAAATCAGTGAAATCTCCAGAAAG TTTGAAAGTGCCCAGCACCTTCTGACCAAGCTGAAGGGCCAGGCCAAACCGCCCGACATGGAGAAACTGAAGCAAGACATCGCCCAGCTGACAGAGTGGTCAGCGAGCCTCACGGCGAAGAGAGAGGCCTCGGAGGAGAACCTGTCTGCGCTGTCTCGGGCCGTGGCGCAGATCGAGCAGAAGACGGCCTCGATCACGAAGGACGTGGCTGTGAAGGTGTCTGCTGTGAAGACGGACCTCAGGAGGATGTCCGGGCTGGAGTCGGAGGTCGAGGCCTTGTTATCGTCCGCCCAGCAGCTGGGGGAAAAGGTCAAGCAGGCCGAGAAGCAGATGGTCCAGAAGATCGGGGACCTCCTCGTCGGCAGCATCGCCCGAACGTCCGAGCTGAAAAGCTCCTCCGAGAGGAACTCGGACAAAGTGGACCTTCTCAAGCGGAAGCTTGCAGAGCTGAAGGAGGAAGACGCCAGGCTTTCAGAAAGGCTTTTAAACCTGGAAAGTGGGCGTGCCAGGCTGCTGAAGACCGTGACGTTCGCAAGCGACCTGAAACCCAAAGTGTTTACCATGAGGAAGGACTTCTCTCTGCTGGAGCCCCGCGTGTCAGACCTCACCCTGAGGATCGGCAGGCTGGCCTCAGACATACTGGAGAAGGAGCGGGAAATCGCTCTGCTGAAAGACACCTTTTCTAACTTGACAGTGGTGAAATCAGACCTCCAGCGTGTAAAGCAGCAGCTCACTGAAGTGCGAGAAGTTAGCGACATGTTTGCTCAGGGAAATCAGCCTGGtgaataa